From one Neofelis nebulosa isolate mNeoNeb1 chromosome 4, mNeoNeb1.pri, whole genome shotgun sequence genomic stretch:
- the NPC1L1 gene encoding NPC1-like intracellular cholesterol transporter 1 isoform X2 yields MAEAGLRGWLLWALLLHSARAELYTPIHRSGYCAFYDECGKNPELSGGLAPLANVSCLSNTPARLLAGEHLALLRRICPRLYAGPDTTYACCSAKQLVSLEASLAVTKALLARCPACTDNFVSLHCHNTCSPNQSLFVNVTRVARRGDGRPPAVVAYEAFYQSSFARRTYDSCSRVRVPAAATLAVGTMCGVYGSALCNAQRWLNFQGDTGNGLAPLDITFYLLEPGQTPGSGVQLLNGEVAPCNESQADGAAACSCQDCAASCPAIARPQALDATFYMGRMAGGLALVIALCSAFAVLTAFLVGPRLASRWSKGKMRDPTVGTSLSDKLSLSTHRLLSRCFQGWGTWVASWPLSVLLVSIAVVVAFSGGLAFMELTTDPVELWSAPSSQARREKEFHDQHFGPFLRTNQVILTAPTRPGSSYNSLLLGPKNFSGVLAPDVLLEVLELQETLRHLQVWSPEEQRNVSLQDVCFAPLNPHNTSLSDCCVNSLLQYFQNNRTRLLLTANQTLTGQTSQVDWRDHFLYCANAPLTFKDGTALALSCMADYGGPVFPFLAVGGYRGKDYSEAEALIMTFSLNNYAPGDPRLAQAKLWEGAFLEEMRAFQQQTAGRFQVTFMAERSLEDEINRTTAQDLPVFGVSYIVIFLYISLALGSYSSWRRVAVDAKATLGLGGVAVVLGAVTAAMGFFSYLGVPSSLVILQVVPFLVLAVGADNIFILVLEYQRLPRRPGERREDHIGRALGRVAPSMLLCSLSEAICFFLGALTPMPAVRTFALTSGLAVILDFLLQVSAFVALLSLDSRRQEASRMDVCCCAGARELPPPGQSEGLLLRFFRKVYVPLLLHQITRVVVDSYLLDYFLFLNRYFEVGAPVYFVTTGGYNFSSEAGMNAICSSAGCDSFSLTQKIQFATEFPDESYLAIPASSWVDDFIDWLTPSSCCRLYAFGANKDKFCPSTVNSLACLKSCVNFTLGPVRPSVDQFHKYLPWFLEDPPNIKCPKGGLAAYSTSVDLGPGNQVLASRFMAYHKPLRNSQDYTEALRAARALAANITAHLRQVPGTDPAFEVFPYTITNVFYEQYLTVVPEGLFMLAMCLLPTFAVCCLLLGMDLRSGLLNLFSIVMILVDTVGFMALWGISYNAVSLINLVTAVGISVEFVSHITRAFAISTRLTRLERAKEATIFMGSAVFAGVAMTNLPGILVLGLAKAQLIQIFFFRLNLLITLLGLLHGLVFLPVVLSFVGPDVNVALVLEQKMEEAARARVASCLTHQAPTSTASSTYINHGFEHPAKSMGGAVGSLSRGGQEF; encoded by the exons ATGGCAGAGGCCGGACTGAGGGGCTGGCTGCTATGGGCCCTGCTCCTGCACTCG GCCCGGGCCGAGCTGTACACACCCATCCACCGGTCTGGCTACTGCGCCTTCTACGACGAGTGTGGCAAGAACCCAGAGCTGTCTGGAGGCCTGGCTCCCCTGGCCAACGTGTCCTGCCTGTCCAACACACCCGCCCGCCTCCTGGCCGGCGAGCACCTGGCCCTCCTGCGGCGCATCTGTCCCCGCCTGTATGCTGGCCCCGACACCACCTACGCTTGCTGCTCCGCCAAGCAGCTGGTGTCCCTGGAGGCGAGCCTGGCGGTCACCAAGGCGCTCCTCGCACGCTGCCCCGCCTGCACCGACAACTTCGTGAGCCTGCACTGCCACAACACCTGCAGCCCCAACCAGAGCCTGTTCGTCAATGTGACGCGCGTGGCCCGGCGCGGGGACGGCCGGCCGCCAGCTGTAGTGGCCTACGAGGCCTTCTACCAGAGCAGCTTCGCCAGGCGGACCTACGACTCATGCAGCCGGGTGCGTGTCCCTGCGGCGGCCACGCTGGCTGTGGGCACCATGTGTGGCGTTTATGGCTCCGCCCTCTGCAACGCTCAGCGCTGGCTCAACTTCCAGGGGGACACAGGAAACGGCCTGGCCCCCCTGGACATCACCTTCTACCTCTTGGAGCCTGGTCAGACGCCGGGGAGTGGGGTGCAGCTTCTGAACGGGGAGGTGGCGCCATGCAATGAGTCCCAGGCAGACGGTGCAGCCGCCTGCTCCTGCCAAGACTGCGCCGCCTCGTGCCCCGCCATCGCCCGGCCCCAGGCCCTGGACGCCACCTTCTACATGGGCCGGATGGCAGGTGGGCTGGCCCTCGTCATCGCCCTCTGCTCGGCCTTTGCTGTACTTACCGCCTTCCTGGTGGGGCCCCGCCTGGCCTCCCGCTGGAGCAAGGGCAAGATGCGGGACCCCACAGTGGGCACCAGCCTCTCCGACAAACTGAGCCTGTCCACGCATCGCCTCCTCAGCCGGTGCTTCCAGggctggggcacgtgggtggcctCGTGGCCGCTGAGCGTCCTGCTGGTGTCCATCGCCGTGGTGGTGGCCTTTTCAGGAGGCCTGGCCTTCATGGAGCTGACCACGGACCCCGTGGAGCTGTGGTCGGCCCCCAGCAGCCAGGCCCGGAGAGAGAAGGAGTTTCATGACCAGCATTTCGGCCCCTTCTTGCGGACCAACCAGGTGATCCTGACGGCACCCACACGGCCTGGCTCCAGCTACAACTCCCTGCTGCTGGGGCCCAAGAACTTCAGTGGGGTTCTGGCCCCCGACGTCCTGCTGGAGGTGCTGGAGCTGCAGGAGACACTGCGACACCTGCAGGTGTGGTCGCCCGAGGAGCAGCGCAATGTGTCGCTGCAGGACGTGTGCTTCGCGCCCCTCAACCCGCACAACACCAGCCTCTCCGACTGTTGTGTGAACAGCCTCTTGCAGTATTTCCAGAATAATCGCACGCGCCTGCTGCTCACGGCCAACCAGACGCTGACCGGGCAGACCTCTCAAGTGGACTGGAGGGACCACTTTCTCTACTGCGCTAA TGCCCCTCTCACCTTCAAGGACGGCACAGCCCTAGCCCTGAGCTGCATGGCTGACTACGGGGGCCCTGTCTTCCCTTTTCTTGCTGTGGGGGGCTACAGAG GGAAAGACTACTCTGAGGCAGAGGCCCTGATCATGACCTTCTCCCTTAACAACTACGCCCCTGGGGACCCCCGGCTGGCACAGGCAAAGCTCTGGGAGGGGGCCTTCTTGGAGGAGATGAGAGCTTTCCAGCAGCAGACAGCCGGCAGGTTCCAGGTCACATTCATGGCGGag CGCTCCCTGGAGGACGAGATCAATCGCACCACGGCCCAGGACCTGCCGGTCTTTGGGGTCAGCTACATTGTCATCTTCCTGTACATCTCCCTGGCCCTGGGCAGCTACTCCAGCTGGCGCCGGGTGGCG GTGGATGCCAAGGCCACGCTGGGCCTGGGCGGGGTGGCCGTGGTGCTGGGAGCGGTCACGGCGGCCATGGGCTTCTTCTCGTACCTGGGCGTCCCCTCCTCCCTGGTGATCCTGCAGGTGGTGCCTTTCCTGGTGCTGGCCGTGGGTGCTGACAACATCTTTATCCTAGTGCTCGAGTACCAG AGGCTGCCGCGGAGGCCTGGAGAGCGGCGAGAGGACCACATCGGCCGCGCACTGGGCAGGGTGGCCCCCAGCATGCTGCTCTGCAGCCTGTCTGAGGCCATCTGCTTCTTTCTCG GGGCCCTGACCCCCATGCCAGCGGTGAGGACCTTCGCCCTGACCTCCGGCTTGGCTGTCATCCTGGACTTTCTGCTGCAGGTGTCGGCCTTCGTGGCCCTGCTGTCCCTGGACAGTAGGCGGCAGGAG GCCTCCAGGATGGATGTGTGCTGCTGTGCTGGCGCTCGGGAGCTGCCCCCCCCGGGCCAAAGTGAGGGGCTCCTGCTGCGATTCTTCCGTAAGGTCTACGTCCCACTCCTGCTGCACCAGATCACACGTGTGGTTGTG GACTCCTACCTGCTCGACTATTTCCTCTTTCTGAACCGCTACTTTGAGGTCGGGGCTCCAGTCTACTTCGTCACCACTGGAGGCTACAACTTCTCCAGCGAGGCGGGAATGAATGCCATTTGCTCGAGCGCAGGATGCGACAGCTTCTCCTTAACCCAGAAGATACAGTTCGCCACTGAGTTCCCCGACGA GTCTTACCTGGCCatccctgcctcttcctgggtGGATGACTTCATTGACTGGCTGACCCCGTCCTCCTGCTGCCGCCTGTATGCCTTTGGTGCCAACAAAGACAAATTCTGCCCCTCGACCGTTA ACTCCCTGGCCTGCTTGAAGAGCTGTGTGAACTTCACTCTGGGCCCCGTCCGGCCATCAGTGGACCAGTTCCACAAATACCTGCCCTGGTTCCTGGAGGACCCACCCAACATCAAGTGTCCCAAAGG TGGACTGGCAGCGTATAGCACCTCCGTGGATTTGGGACCTGGTAACCAAGTTTTAG CCTCGAGGTTCATGGCCTACCACAAGCCGCTGCGGAACTCACAGGATTACACGGAGGCCCTGCGGGCGGCACGCGCACTGGCGGCCAACATCACCGCCCACCTGCGGCAGGTGCCGGGCACCGACCCAGCCTTCGAGGTCTTCCCCTACAC GATCACCAACGTGTTCTACGAGCAGTACCTGACGGTGGTCCCCGAGGGCCTCTTCATGCTCGCCATGTGCCTGCTGCCCACGTTCGCCGTCTGCTGCCTGCTGCTGGGCATGGATCTGCGCTCCGGCCTCCTCAACCTGTTCTCCATCGTCATGATCCTTGTGGACACCGTGGGCTTCATGGCCCTGTGGGGCATCAGCTACAACGCCGTGTCCCTCATCAACCTGGTCACG gcGGTGGGCATCTCCGTGGAGTTTGTGTCCCACATCACCCGCGCCTTTGCCATCAGCACGCGGCTCACCCGGCTGGAGAGGGCCAAGGAGGCCACGATCTTCATGGGCAGCGCG GTGTTCGCGGGCGTGGCCATGACCAACCTGCCGGGCATCCTCGTCCTGGGCCTGGCCAAGGCGCAGCTCATCCAGATCTTCTTCTTCCGCCTCAACCTCCTCATCACCCTGCTGGGCCTGTTGCATGGCCTGGTCTTCCTGCCAGTCGTCCTTAGCTTCGTGG GGCCTGATGTTAATGTGGCTCTAGTGCTGGAGCAGAAGATGGAGGAGGCCGCCAGGGCCAGGGTGGCCTCCTGCCTGACCCACCAGGCCCCAACATCCACAGCCAGCAGCACCTACATCAACCATGGCTTTGAACATCCTGCCAAGAGCATGGGTGGTGCTGTCGGTTCTCTGTCCCGCGGTGGGCAGGAGTTCTGA
- the NPC1L1 gene encoding NPC1-like intracellular cholesterol transporter 1 isoform X1 codes for MAEAGLRGWLLWALLLHSARAELYTPIHRSGYCAFYDECGKNPELSGGLAPLANVSCLSNTPARLLAGEHLALLRRICPRLYAGPDTTYACCSAKQLVSLEASLAVTKALLARCPACTDNFVSLHCHNTCSPNQSLFVNVTRVARRGDGRPPAVVAYEAFYQSSFARRTYDSCSRVRVPAAATLAVGTMCGVYGSALCNAQRWLNFQGDTGNGLAPLDITFYLLEPGQTPGSGVQLLNGEVAPCNESQADGAAACSCQDCAASCPAIARPQALDATFYMGRMAGGLALVIALCSAFAVLTAFLVGPRLASRWSKGKMRDPTVGTSLSDKLSLSTHRLLSRCFQGWGTWVASWPLSVLLVSIAVVVAFSGGLAFMELTTDPVELWSAPSSQARREKEFHDQHFGPFLRTNQVILTAPTRPGSSYNSLLLGPKNFSGVLAPDVLLEVLELQETLRHLQVWSPEEQRNVSLQDVCFAPLNPHNTSLSDCCVNSLLQYFQNNRTRLLLTANQTLTGQTSQVDWRDHFLYCANAPLTFKDGTALALSCMADYGGPVFPFLAVGGYRGKDYSEAEALIMTFSLNNYAPGDPRLAQAKLWEGAFLEEMRAFQQQTAGRFQVTFMAERSLEDEINRTTAQDLPVFGVSYIVIFLYISLALGSYSSWRRVAVDAKATLGLGGVAVVLGAVTAAMGFFSYLGVPSSLVILQVVPFLVLAVGADNIFILVLEYQRLPRRPGERREDHIGRALGRVAPSMLLCSLSEAICFFLGALTPMPAVRTFALTSGLAVILDFLLQVSAFVALLSLDSRRQEASRMDVCCCAGARELPPPGQSEGLLLRFFRKVYVPLLLHQITRVVVLLLFTGLFGAGLYLMCQASVGLDQELALPKDSYLLDYFLFLNRYFEVGAPVYFVTTGGYNFSSEAGMNAICSSAGCDSFSLTQKIQFATEFPDESYLAIPASSWVDDFIDWLTPSSCCRLYAFGANKDKFCPSTVNSLACLKSCVNFTLGPVRPSVDQFHKYLPWFLEDPPNIKCPKGGLAAYSTSVDLGPGNQVLASRFMAYHKPLRNSQDYTEALRAARALAANITAHLRQVPGTDPAFEVFPYTITNVFYEQYLTVVPEGLFMLAMCLLPTFAVCCLLLGMDLRSGLLNLFSIVMILVDTVGFMALWGISYNAVSLINLVTAVGISVEFVSHITRAFAISTRLTRLERAKEATIFMGSAVFAGVAMTNLPGILVLGLAKAQLIQIFFFRLNLLITLLGLLHGLVFLPVVLSFVGPDVNVALVLEQKMEEAARARVASCLTHQAPTSTASSTYINHGFEHPAKSMGGAVGSLSRGGQEF; via the exons ATGGCAGAGGCCGGACTGAGGGGCTGGCTGCTATGGGCCCTGCTCCTGCACTCG GCCCGGGCCGAGCTGTACACACCCATCCACCGGTCTGGCTACTGCGCCTTCTACGACGAGTGTGGCAAGAACCCAGAGCTGTCTGGAGGCCTGGCTCCCCTGGCCAACGTGTCCTGCCTGTCCAACACACCCGCCCGCCTCCTGGCCGGCGAGCACCTGGCCCTCCTGCGGCGCATCTGTCCCCGCCTGTATGCTGGCCCCGACACCACCTACGCTTGCTGCTCCGCCAAGCAGCTGGTGTCCCTGGAGGCGAGCCTGGCGGTCACCAAGGCGCTCCTCGCACGCTGCCCCGCCTGCACCGACAACTTCGTGAGCCTGCACTGCCACAACACCTGCAGCCCCAACCAGAGCCTGTTCGTCAATGTGACGCGCGTGGCCCGGCGCGGGGACGGCCGGCCGCCAGCTGTAGTGGCCTACGAGGCCTTCTACCAGAGCAGCTTCGCCAGGCGGACCTACGACTCATGCAGCCGGGTGCGTGTCCCTGCGGCGGCCACGCTGGCTGTGGGCACCATGTGTGGCGTTTATGGCTCCGCCCTCTGCAACGCTCAGCGCTGGCTCAACTTCCAGGGGGACACAGGAAACGGCCTGGCCCCCCTGGACATCACCTTCTACCTCTTGGAGCCTGGTCAGACGCCGGGGAGTGGGGTGCAGCTTCTGAACGGGGAGGTGGCGCCATGCAATGAGTCCCAGGCAGACGGTGCAGCCGCCTGCTCCTGCCAAGACTGCGCCGCCTCGTGCCCCGCCATCGCCCGGCCCCAGGCCCTGGACGCCACCTTCTACATGGGCCGGATGGCAGGTGGGCTGGCCCTCGTCATCGCCCTCTGCTCGGCCTTTGCTGTACTTACCGCCTTCCTGGTGGGGCCCCGCCTGGCCTCCCGCTGGAGCAAGGGCAAGATGCGGGACCCCACAGTGGGCACCAGCCTCTCCGACAAACTGAGCCTGTCCACGCATCGCCTCCTCAGCCGGTGCTTCCAGggctggggcacgtgggtggcctCGTGGCCGCTGAGCGTCCTGCTGGTGTCCATCGCCGTGGTGGTGGCCTTTTCAGGAGGCCTGGCCTTCATGGAGCTGACCACGGACCCCGTGGAGCTGTGGTCGGCCCCCAGCAGCCAGGCCCGGAGAGAGAAGGAGTTTCATGACCAGCATTTCGGCCCCTTCTTGCGGACCAACCAGGTGATCCTGACGGCACCCACACGGCCTGGCTCCAGCTACAACTCCCTGCTGCTGGGGCCCAAGAACTTCAGTGGGGTTCTGGCCCCCGACGTCCTGCTGGAGGTGCTGGAGCTGCAGGAGACACTGCGACACCTGCAGGTGTGGTCGCCCGAGGAGCAGCGCAATGTGTCGCTGCAGGACGTGTGCTTCGCGCCCCTCAACCCGCACAACACCAGCCTCTCCGACTGTTGTGTGAACAGCCTCTTGCAGTATTTCCAGAATAATCGCACGCGCCTGCTGCTCACGGCCAACCAGACGCTGACCGGGCAGACCTCTCAAGTGGACTGGAGGGACCACTTTCTCTACTGCGCTAA TGCCCCTCTCACCTTCAAGGACGGCACAGCCCTAGCCCTGAGCTGCATGGCTGACTACGGGGGCCCTGTCTTCCCTTTTCTTGCTGTGGGGGGCTACAGAG GGAAAGACTACTCTGAGGCAGAGGCCCTGATCATGACCTTCTCCCTTAACAACTACGCCCCTGGGGACCCCCGGCTGGCACAGGCAAAGCTCTGGGAGGGGGCCTTCTTGGAGGAGATGAGAGCTTTCCAGCAGCAGACAGCCGGCAGGTTCCAGGTCACATTCATGGCGGag CGCTCCCTGGAGGACGAGATCAATCGCACCACGGCCCAGGACCTGCCGGTCTTTGGGGTCAGCTACATTGTCATCTTCCTGTACATCTCCCTGGCCCTGGGCAGCTACTCCAGCTGGCGCCGGGTGGCG GTGGATGCCAAGGCCACGCTGGGCCTGGGCGGGGTGGCCGTGGTGCTGGGAGCGGTCACGGCGGCCATGGGCTTCTTCTCGTACCTGGGCGTCCCCTCCTCCCTGGTGATCCTGCAGGTGGTGCCTTTCCTGGTGCTGGCCGTGGGTGCTGACAACATCTTTATCCTAGTGCTCGAGTACCAG AGGCTGCCGCGGAGGCCTGGAGAGCGGCGAGAGGACCACATCGGCCGCGCACTGGGCAGGGTGGCCCCCAGCATGCTGCTCTGCAGCCTGTCTGAGGCCATCTGCTTCTTTCTCG GGGCCCTGACCCCCATGCCAGCGGTGAGGACCTTCGCCCTGACCTCCGGCTTGGCTGTCATCCTGGACTTTCTGCTGCAGGTGTCGGCCTTCGTGGCCCTGCTGTCCCTGGACAGTAGGCGGCAGGAG GCCTCCAGGATGGATGTGTGCTGCTGTGCTGGCGCTCGGGAGCTGCCCCCCCCGGGCCAAAGTGAGGGGCTCCTGCTGCGATTCTTCCGTAAGGTCTACGTCCCACTCCTGCTGCACCAGATCACACGTGTGGTTGTG cTGCTGCTGTTCACGGGCCTGTTTGGAGCCGGGCTGTACCTCATGTGCCaggccagtgtggggctggatcaGGAGCTGGCCCTTCCCAAG GACTCCTACCTGCTCGACTATTTCCTCTTTCTGAACCGCTACTTTGAGGTCGGGGCTCCAGTCTACTTCGTCACCACTGGAGGCTACAACTTCTCCAGCGAGGCGGGAATGAATGCCATTTGCTCGAGCGCAGGATGCGACAGCTTCTCCTTAACCCAGAAGATACAGTTCGCCACTGAGTTCCCCGACGA GTCTTACCTGGCCatccctgcctcttcctgggtGGATGACTTCATTGACTGGCTGACCCCGTCCTCCTGCTGCCGCCTGTATGCCTTTGGTGCCAACAAAGACAAATTCTGCCCCTCGACCGTTA ACTCCCTGGCCTGCTTGAAGAGCTGTGTGAACTTCACTCTGGGCCCCGTCCGGCCATCAGTGGACCAGTTCCACAAATACCTGCCCTGGTTCCTGGAGGACCCACCCAACATCAAGTGTCCCAAAGG TGGACTGGCAGCGTATAGCACCTCCGTGGATTTGGGACCTGGTAACCAAGTTTTAG CCTCGAGGTTCATGGCCTACCACAAGCCGCTGCGGAACTCACAGGATTACACGGAGGCCCTGCGGGCGGCACGCGCACTGGCGGCCAACATCACCGCCCACCTGCGGCAGGTGCCGGGCACCGACCCAGCCTTCGAGGTCTTCCCCTACAC GATCACCAACGTGTTCTACGAGCAGTACCTGACGGTGGTCCCCGAGGGCCTCTTCATGCTCGCCATGTGCCTGCTGCCCACGTTCGCCGTCTGCTGCCTGCTGCTGGGCATGGATCTGCGCTCCGGCCTCCTCAACCTGTTCTCCATCGTCATGATCCTTGTGGACACCGTGGGCTTCATGGCCCTGTGGGGCATCAGCTACAACGCCGTGTCCCTCATCAACCTGGTCACG gcGGTGGGCATCTCCGTGGAGTTTGTGTCCCACATCACCCGCGCCTTTGCCATCAGCACGCGGCTCACCCGGCTGGAGAGGGCCAAGGAGGCCACGATCTTCATGGGCAGCGCG GTGTTCGCGGGCGTGGCCATGACCAACCTGCCGGGCATCCTCGTCCTGGGCCTGGCCAAGGCGCAGCTCATCCAGATCTTCTTCTTCCGCCTCAACCTCCTCATCACCCTGCTGGGCCTGTTGCATGGCCTGGTCTTCCTGCCAGTCGTCCTTAGCTTCGTGG GGCCTGATGTTAATGTGGCTCTAGTGCTGGAGCAGAAGATGGAGGAGGCCGCCAGGGCCAGGGTGGCCTCCTGCCTGACCCACCAGGCCCCAACATCCACAGCCAGCAGCACCTACATCAACCATGGCTTTGAACATCCTGCCAAGAGCATGGGTGGTGCTGTCGGTTCTCTGTCCCGCGGTGGGCAGGAGTTCTGA